ATGGAGAAATGACGGGCTTACCCTATGTAGAAGATTACGGCACCAATTCGGGCGCAATAGGAATAACCAACACCAATAGTGTGGGCGTAGTACGCGATGCCATTGGTGAGTGGAATTATAAAAACTTTACGAATAAGGAATTGATTGATTTCTCTTTTGGGCTGCCCGTAGTGGCGGAAACCTGGGATGGTCTTTTAAACGATATTAACGGGTTTCATGTTAAAAAGGAAGACGTATTTAAGGCTCTTGATAGCGCTTCTTCAGGCAGTATAGCCGAAGGTAATGTTGGAGGTGGTACCGGTATGGCACTTTACGGGTTTAAAGGCGGTAGTGGGACAGCCTCACGGATGGTAACCATAAATAACAAAGTCTACACGGTAGGCGTATTTATACAAGCCAATTTTGGGGGCATGAATGAATTGACAATTGCGGGAGTGCCCGTTGGCAAAGAACTCGGAGGGCCTCGACCCATTATCCAAAACCCCAAACGAAAGGACGGTTCTGCCATAGTAATAGTAGCTACCGATGCCCCGCTTTCTCCAAACCAACTAAAGCATTTGGCAAAACGAGTGACGCACGGCATTGCACGTACTGGAACAATATCGCACGACAGTTCTGGAGAAACCTTTATGGCCGTAAGCACCACTACGCCTGAGTACAATGAAGATTATACCGTTGAAAAATGGGAAGTTATACCTAAATAGCTCCTTAACCCTTTATATCAAGCGACCGTTGAGGCCACGGAAGAAGCCATCATTAACACATTGGTTGCCGCAGAAGAAATGAAGGGAATAAACGATAATACCTTTTACCCAATACCACACGACAAACTGCAGGAAGTATTGAGAAAGTATAACCGTTTGGTGGAATTGGATAAATAATAATTTAGATAATTGAATGGGTTCTGAAAGTTAACAATAAAAAGTCGCCCATAAAAATTCACCGGGAGACTTTCATTTAAACTAATTAATACATATAAAAAATATTCCTTCAAAAGACGCTTAGTAATATTATCATTTTTGCCTGACACTCCCTTTTAGGCGGCGGCCCCAATCTGGAATATGCTAGCTTTTGTACTTTAAGCGTAACAGGAATTGGTGCTTGTATCTCGCCCTCCAAACAAAGTGTTTACTACTATAGGGTCAATAAATTTTTACTATAAAAAATCAAAATACCGTTATAACCTTAAATAAGCTTACTTCTTGAAGGTTCAATTATAAAAGCCTAATTTTGCTTTTCTAAAAAATTGCCAATCATGAAGGGAGTTCTCCTCGTAAATCTCGGTTCGCCAGACAGTACCAATCCAAAAGACGTAAAAAAATACCTCGATGAGTTTTTGATGGACCCACGTGTTATTGATGTTCCATTTTGGCTACGTTCATTTATAGTAAGAGGAATTATTTTGAATACCCGACCAAAAAAATCTGCTGAGGCTTACCAAAAAATCTGGTGGGACGAAGGTTCTCCCCTTATTGTAATCTCAGAAAGACTTCAAAAAAAAATTCAGGAAAAAACCACCGCGCCCGTTGCCCTAGCTATGCGCTACGGTAGTATGACATTAAAAAAAGGCCTGCAGGAATTAGTGGATCAAGGGGTTGATGAAATTTTGACCATTCCTCTTTATCCACAATTTGCAATGGCAACTACTGAAACCATAGATGTAAAGGTAGAAGAACTTAAAAATAAGTTCTTTCCGCAACTTCAAATTACTTCGCTTCCTGCCTTTTACAACAAGCCGCAATATATTGAAGTGCTTTCTAAAAGTATTTCCGAAAAATTGGGAGGGTTGGATTATGAGCATCTATTATTCAGTTATCACGGCGTTCCTGAAAGGCATATTTACAAGCGCGACATCACAAAAAGCCATTGCAAAATAGATGGCAGCTGCTGTATAACGCCCTCCCCGGCTCATGAGTTCTGTTACCGCCACCAATGTTTAAAGACCACAGCTTTAGTTGCAGAAAAACTGAATTTAAAACCCGGTACTTACTCCAATGCCTTTCAATCACGATTAGGCTTTGACCCTTGGTTAAAACCGCCAACTGATAGAACCATTGAGCGATTAGCCCTTGAGGGCACAAAGAAAATGGCGATTGTTACTCCCGCATTTGTAAGTGATTGTCTTGAAACTTTAGAAGAAATAGCTATGGAAGGTGAAGAAATTTTCCACGAAGCAGGCGGAAAGGAATTTACGGTAGTGCCCTGCCTTAACGACCGCGATGATTGGGCCAAAGTATTGACGGGCTGGATTGATACTTGGCGCATTGTAGATGTAAAAACTGCAATAGCCTAATGAAACCCAACCAAAGTGCCGCCCTGGGCACCGAGTCCATAGGAAGCCTGTTAATAAAACAGGCTGTTCCCGCATCTATTGGTATCTTGGTGATGTCGCTGAACATTCTGGTTGATACCATTTTTGTGGGCAATTGGATTGGTTCCATTGCCATTGCGGCTATTAACGTAGTACTCCCTGTTTCTTTTTTTATCGCTGCTTTAGGGATGGCTATTGGAATTGGCGGTTCTTCCATTATTTCGCGCGCTTTAGGAGCAGATAATAAGGAGCGTGCACTAAAAACTTTTGGCAATCAAATTACCTTAACATTATTGCTTACCACAGCAATGGTTGTCTTTGGATTGATATTCATTAATGAACTTATACCCGCTTTCGGAGGCAAGGGCGACATCTTTGAGCCTGCAAAAATCTATTACCGTATCGTGCTTTACGGCGTGCCACTTTTGGCGCTATGTATGATGGGGAATAACGTTATACGCGCCGAGGGCAAGCCTAAGTTCGCAATGATTGCAATGATTATTCCTTCCGTTGGAAATCTGGTTTTAGACTATATTCTCATAAATCTTTTGGATATGGGCATGGAAGGGGCGGCATGGGCTACTACGGTTTCCTATGGCCTGTGTTTTCTTTATGTGCTGTGGTTTTTTCTAAGCGACAAATCGGAACTTAAAATAAATTGGACACACTTTGGACTTAATACTTCCATTATTAAAGAAATGTCGGCACTTGGTTTTGTTACCTTGGCACGACAGGCCGTGGTGAGCGTTACCTACCTTTTAATGAACAATATTCTTTTCAATTTGGGAGGCGAAGCTTCTGTTGCTGCGTATGGAATTATTGGTAGAATGTTGATGTTTGCACTCTTCCCAGTTTTGGGGGTAACGCAAGGTTTTTTACCGATTGCAGGCTATAATTATGGTGCCCATAAATTTTCCCGCGTTCGCGAAAGCATCAACAAAGCCATTTTATATGCTGGCGGTTTGGGCCTACTTATTTTTGCACTGATCATGATTTTCCCGGAGAGCATTGTTTCAGTATTTACAAAAGATGCCGATATTCTTTCTGAAACGCCGCACTATATGCGCTGGGTGTTTGCCGCAACGCCAATTATAGCAATCCAGTTGATTGGCTCCGCCTATTTTCAGGCCATCGGTAAAGCAGTTCCTGCCTTATTACTAACGTTAACCCGACAAGGATTCTTTTTTATTCCGCTTATTTTTATCCTGCCGCTTTTTTTTGGCGAACTTGGCGTATGGATTTCCTTTCCGGCGGCAGATGTACTTTCAACTATAGTGACGGGGTATTTTTTGAATCGGGAAATTCGGAAGACACTTCGCGCTTGATTTTTTTTTTGGTATCTTTCAAATACCAAATATTTTGAATTATGAAAAAAATAGTTCTTTCTTTCGCCCTATTTTTTATAGGAAATTTTGTTATTGCCCAAGTTTCGGAAATTGTACAGCAAACGTGGTATTTAAGAAGTTTAGAAATCAACAACAATTGGCATTATGTTCCCTATGGAGAAATGATGGAGCTTAATTTTGGCGGAAGCAATCCAAATTATACCGCAAACACCAATGGCATAGAGAATACATTTACAGCCAATGTTACTTTTGAAAATGATGAAATTTCTTTTAGTTCAATAGAGGTTTCATCAGCAACATGCACTTCTTCCAATTGCGATTTTGAAGATTTATATTTTTATGAAATTTTGAGCAATCAAAATTTGGATGACAAAACTTTTACCTATTTCTATCAGGTTATAACTAGTGGCAGAAAGACATTTCGCATAACAGATTCAAACGGAAATCGTGCTACTTTCACAGACCAACCTTTGGAAGAAATTGACGAGGTATTGTTTCAAACTTGGTACTTGCATTATATGGAATTCGATTTTGGAGACACAGTTTTTATATCTGAATATAACCCATCAATTTCACCCTCAATTACCATTAACCCGGATTTATCATATACAGGCTTTGGATCTTGTAACGATTTTATGGGAACATTTAATTATAGTGAGATTCCCTCGAGTGGCGCTATTCTTATTCCAAATGATTTTGATGCAACTTTAAGGATTTGTGATTTTCATAGGGATTTTGAGGTCTATTATTTTTCCCAATTTGAAAATAATGGAATATTGTATTTTATCTTTGGTGAAGACCCGACAACAGGAGAAGGATTCTTTTCTTTTGAGAAAGCTCCAGGATTTTTTTTTCATTTTTATAACTATCCATTATCGGTTAAGGATTCCCAGAAAAATTCCTTTTCCGTTTCTCCAAATCCCGCACAGGATATGTTATTTATAAAATCATCTTTAAACAACTTGCAGTCTGCTACTATTACGGATATTAACGGAAGAATCGTAGCGAAGAAAATTTCAGTTTCAAATGAAATTGATGTCTCAAATTTAAAATCGGGCATGTATTTTATAACCATCACTTCTTCCGAAGGAAACATTACGAAGAAATTTATAAAAAATTGAGTTTCAAAAACAATTG
The Aequorivita iocasae genome window above contains:
- a CDS encoding MATE family efflux transporter, whose protein sequence is MKPNQSAALGTESIGSLLIKQAVPASIGILVMSLNILVDTIFVGNWIGSIAIAAINVVLPVSFFIAALGMAIGIGGSSIISRALGADNKERALKTFGNQITLTLLLTTAMVVFGLIFINELIPAFGGKGDIFEPAKIYYRIVLYGVPLLALCMMGNNVIRAEGKPKFAMIAMIIPSVGNLVLDYILINLLDMGMEGAAWATTVSYGLCFLYVLWFFLSDKSELKINWTHFGLNTSIIKEMSALGFVTLARQAVVSVTYLLMNNILFNLGGEASVAAYGIIGRMLMFALFPVLGVTQGFLPIAGYNYGAHKFSRVRESINKAILYAGGLGLLIFALIMIFPESIVSVFTKDADILSETPHYMRWVFAATPIIAIQLIGSAYFQAIGKAVPALLLTLTRQGFFFIPLIFILPLFFGELGVWISFPAADVLSTIVTGYFLNREIRKTLRA
- a CDS encoding T9SS type A sorting domain-containing protein; its protein translation is MKKIVLSFALFFIGNFVIAQVSEIVQQTWYLRSLEINNNWHYVPYGEMMELNFGGSNPNYTANTNGIENTFTANVTFENDEISFSSIEVSSATCTSSNCDFEDLYFYEILSNQNLDDKTFTYFYQVITSGRKTFRITDSNGNRATFTDQPLEEIDEVLFQTWYLHYMEFDFGDTVFISEYNPSISPSITINPDLSYTGFGSCNDFMGTFNYSEIPSSGAILIPNDFDATLRICDFHRDFEVYYFSQFENNGILYFIFGEDPTTGEGFFSFEKAPGFFFHFYNYPLSVKDSQKNSFSVSPNPAQDMLFIKSSLNNLQSATITDINGRIVAKKISVSNEIDVSNLKSGMYFITITSSEGNITKKFIKN
- the hemH gene encoding ferrochelatase; translation: MMKGVLLVNLGSPDSTNPKDVKKYLDEFLMDPRVIDVPFWLRSFIVRGIILNTRPKKSAEAYQKIWWDEGSPLIVISERLQKKIQEKTTAPVALAMRYGSMTLKKGLQELVDQGVDEILTIPLYPQFAMATTETIDVKVEELKNKFFPQLQITSLPAFYNKPQYIEVLSKSISEKLGGLDYEHLLFSYHGVPERHIYKRDITKSHCKIDGSCCITPSPAHEFCYRHQCLKTTALVAEKLNLKPGTYSNAFQSRLGFDPWLKPPTDRTIERLALEGTKKMAIVTPAFVSDCLETLEEIAMEGEEIFHEAGGKEFTVVPCLNDRDDWAKVLTGWIDTWRIVDVKTAIA